AAGAATCCATCGAGGGTGTGTTGATTCAAACCTATATATTGGTCTCCTCTGATTATCTAGTGATTCTTTTCCTGATAGTTTTTGATGATGACTGTATGATTTAATGAACATGACTTACTACAGATTCTGAGTTTGCTTTGAAACTGGAACCTAATAACCAGGAAATCAAGAAACAGTATGCTGAGGTCAAATCTTTGTACGAGAAGGCAAGTGACTCTACCATATGTTGCTATTCTGGCTGTTACATTTCATTGTTGCAATTCTTTGTAACTGTCGCTTTTATTTTTCACAGGAAATTCTCCAGAAAGCATCTGAATCTCTCAGAAGCTCCTTACAAGGAGCACAAAAAGGAGGAAGGTCAGAAGCAAGTGTCAATGGACATGCAGTGCATCCAGTCTCAAATGTCACTCAAAGGACTGGGGCATCTGCTTCTCAAAAAGATAAAGCTAAGGTAAAAATAAGATATCTGCCCTCAAGTGCTGAGTAGCTGTATGCCCAATGCAAATGTAAAGTTTTTCTTCTATCTCCCATCTCCCAcccctcctcctcctttagCAACTTCAATAGATGTTGTAGACCTATGTTCATGTCTCAATATTTGCTTTTGTTACTTGGAAGAAAAGATAGCACTTGTTTCACGAGCATATTCAAAATGATTGGAAGTTTCTCATATTCGAGACTCTGCTATCTATGTTCAGGAAACGcggatattttttcatttgaactTCTAAATTCTGGTGGCAGGAGAATGATGGAGATGGTGTTGTGAAGAAATATGTCTACGTGGAAGAGATAAAGAACAAAAGCACAGGAGCTGGAAGCAGATCTGATGGTCAATTAGGCAATGATTCTCGTGCAAATGCTATTCCAAGTTCTAATGCGGAGAGTATCCAGGTGTAGCATCACATCCGTGCATGGCTATCATTCTgttgtgcgtgtgtgtgtgtgtgtttgagagGTTGGTTTgtgttctttatatttttttatttaaataaacgGGGAAAATGGttgttttggcttttttttccaGCAGATGGGGAAAGGATGTCCATTCCACTTTAGGCATTAACAATCCCTTTCTATGGAATAGGATTACAAATCCTATTTTATTCTTGTGTTGTCACAAATCCCTAACTATTCCATTTCTCTTTCGTTCTTACCTTGAATTGGTTCATTAAGCTTTTGTTTTTGCTGGTGTTTCTATTAGTTGCAAATTCTTTCTCTATAAATCATGCAATATTAGGATGCATTTGGAACAACAATATTCATATTGTTGCAAATTATATGGATTCATGTGGGACTGATGAAAGTGAAATAACATTGTAGCATGGTCATAAGTATATGCATTTTTTGGCCTGAGAGTTGATTCAAGGGACAAAGCATGTATTGCCGTCTTTCTCCATTTGACCTGTGTGCTGTCACACATGCAATGGAGCCAGGGCTCTTACCAAATCCATTGATCGGTATCTTTCTGCAGATAGCCACTAAAAATGGGACGTTTCTTTTATGTGCCCATAAATTGGATTAAGATTAAAACATATCTGGCACTATTATTTGCAGATTTCAAATGCCACAGGAGAGGATTCTTTACTGGAAAGTTCTTTAATCCATCCTGCTATCTCTGAACTTCAGTTTTGGCTACTTGTTACCATTTTGCATGTGTAATTGTTGTTTCTGGTGATTAATATCTCATTTACTCTTTTGCAGAGAAATAACAGAACTGGAAGGCAGGAGCTGAAGGCCTCAGTTAAAGAACTCGCTTCTCAAGCGGCTTCTCGAGCCATGGCTGAAGCTGCAAAAAACATTACACCTCCAAACTCAGCTTATCAATTCGAGGTTTCTTGGCGAGGCTTTTCTGGTGATCGTGCACTCCAGGCTCACCTCTTGaaggtttttgttttagtttaaactGATTAGCTTTTCTTTTAGGATAAAGGACAAGGTCGGAAAATAAAACTTAACAAGCATGCAAAAAAATTGGCCTTTTCTCTGTGATGGTCAATTGAGATTGTCAAGCACAGGTACTGCAGGAGATGACTTTCTTTTTGGATAGTCTCTGGAAGCATAATgactatataaaaacaatagatATGCTGCTGCTACTTCCCTTTGTTCAATTATATATTCAGGAGGTTTAGTCATAGCTTTAATAAATGAGTGGATGTGGTAAGCATTTGATCAGGGcactaatatttatattaatgttcCTTTTATGCTTCTTCCCCATCCTAAATGGTTCATCCATTTGACAActcattgttttctttccttgcaTTACTAGGTAGTAACTCCAAGTGCATTGCCTCAGATATTTAAGAACGCATTGTCTGTTACTATTCTAATCGACATCATCAAGTGTGTGTCCTCATTTTTCATGTAAGTAGATTTCTTCTGCTGTTTATGTTTTGGGTGATTGGGCTGTGTTTGGATTACTTGAGTTGTGACTCTCTTCTTTTGCTTGTTCCTCTGGCAGCGATGACATGGATTTGGCTGTTAAATATCTAGAGAACTTGACCGAAGTCCCAAGATTTGACATTCTTATCATGTGTCTTCCATCTACAGATAAAGCTGGTATGTTTATGTAATGCACCTTTTCAGATTCTAGAATCCTTGAAGATGACATGTAATCGGTTAAGCCTTCTAATGTTTAATCATGTATGACTCAATTTGATGGCTTGTTTGAATTTGATCCGTGCACATGGTGCACAATAAATAATATGTATCAGCTCAAGCACCGGTCTTGCATGAACTATTTCACATGCACAATTCTCTTGTATTATAGTGAAGTACGTTTCAAACATGATTATTGCCATTAGTATTGATATGTGTGTGTGCTGACTTAATTACCATCTGAGCAGATCTTCTCAAGATGTGGGATGAAGTTTTCTGTAGTGAAGCAACGCCAATCAAATATGCTGAGATTCTCGACAAAATGCGATCCAGATACTGTCCTAAATGTTAACAGGCGTATAACATATTAAGTCTCTAGTATCTTATGTTGTTCATCCAATGCTATCTTTGTtgtaagtaaattttttttttttgatgatcgAATTGTAAGTAATGAGAGTTCAATAGCTCCACCACTTTCTCTTAATGTACTTGGCGGGcatttatcaaaaaatttacTGAAATGTTGAGAAGTTCTTTTACATTCTTTTGCCATGGTCCTTTTCCAAGTCTGTCTTTGTTCATCTTTTTTGGGATATCATCAGGATGGTGCTTGAAACAGCGTGATGTATGACTAGGTGGACAGCAGCACAAATGCTATTGAAATGGTAATTAAGGGCAACACACCGAACATTATTGAAAATACACCTTGAATCAGGTTCCGAATCAGTATATTATTAAAGTTGACCGGCCGGCTAGGCAGGCGAGGTGTTGTTTGCTTTTGAGGGCCTTGCATTTTAGGTGGAATCAACACCAAATTTTGTTCGATGGAACCAAGATGATGTGGAAAGCATGCTTAGCTGGTTCACTGCTACCAACCATCACTTCCCTCTATTTGATCTGTGAATGATTTGAGTGATGACCAATTACACGATAACATAATTGTCATGATAACTCTCTCTTTTCAGTCTTTCATCTCCTCAAGTATTCCAGTGATTTCATGTCTACGTTTGTTAGAGCTTCTTGtggaatctatatatatataaaccgaGACACTTGTTGGTGCTATTATCAACCAGGCGTAGATAAAAATTGAAGATAAGGTATTTAatcatgaaatcataaaaaattcaaacatttaatttatctttagaCCCGTTTGTTtactgaaaaatagttttttttcaaaaagtggattctggaaaagtgaattatttttcgatgtttggcagtataataaaaaataagttagaaaatattttccagtatttggttatgtcatgaaaaatgagttcGAAAATAAcgtattaatgttttatttttttttcaagtttattaaaataataaggatcaaatcttacaaattagaaagttgaatgagaatgaaattgaaaaaaaaatataatttcataaattatctcaaataaaataaataataataaaataaaaaagatcaaatctaaaaaataaaaaaaattgaaagatgaaaaaattaaaataataataattaacatttcataaattatttcaaataaaataagtaacaatcaaaagaatgaggactaaatttgataaataaaaaatttcaattaaaaaatgataagggaagcaaataataattataaaaataaggaccaaaattaatataaaaattaaattctaagggatgaaattgaaaaacaaatattcaaaacaaatatatatatatatatatatatatatatatatagcaatcaaaagtttgaggaccaaatttgatataatcagcaaataatatgacatttctaaaattttcacagtttccggaaagtgttttccgcccaaaataaaaggaaaacacttttttggaaaccaaaccaaatttttctttgactagaaagtgttttccgttgaccggaaaatatttttcattaaccaactttctaataataaacaaacaaatgaaagtttgaaaagtagtTTCTGGGAAACAAACACAGCTTTAGtgtgtttgttattgttgtaaattttatgattgtggtttgaaaaaaatatttaaaggaattttttttattgatgttttcggacagttttaatgtgttgatataaaaaataattttttaaaaataaaaatattattttaatatatttttaaataaaaaaacattttaaaaaacaatgattaatgTTACTATTCAACCTTAAACAGGCACTTTCAATTGGACCATATATCAAAAGTGACAAAACAACTATGCAATCCTTTCTGGCTAACTCTCTTTCTCAAATTTCCCATCCTGGTCAATTCAATTGTTCAATGACAATGAACTAGCGGTCCAAGTTGTATAGCCATGGCCCCCTGGTCTGTGCCCCACGTACTCGTCATAATTGCTAGCCTTCCTTGTAGCTGGTAGTTGTGTTCATGCTTTCTTGAGTAGAGAGCATTCCACACGGACACCATGCACCAACGAGGTAGTTGATTCCCAGGATAATCCAGAGTTCCTCAACTTTGGAATCCATATAATCCTAGTTTGAAGGGATCTCTTGTTGATTTTGGAAGCCATATCTTCAATTTCCCACTAAAATCAAGGCAAGGAATAAAATACAGAGAGATCCCATTAGAGTTGCTTAGCATGCAAGCTGATGTTGACATGATTAATTAGGGAGTGCGGGGGTCGAAGGAGAGGTAGTCCGCCTTGCAAGTAAAACCGATCCAGCTCGAGACAAGCTCTCCCTCCTCCTACTGGTGTAGAATAATAGATTATTGAGGCATGAATTCATCACCATTCAGGCACTCTTCTTGTCTCACTGTGAAGATATTCTCTTGGGAAAGATCTTTTTCCTAATTTCCAAGGCTTAGTAATTATCACTTTGAGTTTGAGATTCTCTGTTTTGTAGATGAAGTCCTTTTCTTGGTCCTCGTTCATCTTTTTGGGACATCGCCACTAAAGTTCTTGCTACAGCTTCATTTGTGACGAGCACAGCATAAAACGTTTTACAGACCATCGCAGAGATATTATTATCGAAGTGGCGAAGCAAATCCATCAAGCATACATTATTGCCTCTCAGCTCTTTCATACATTATTGCCTCTCAGCTCTTTCAAACTGTACATGCTCacgtttttggattgttttaatcttacaatattaaaaaataataaatattattttaatacatttcaaaataaaaaatattttaaaaaataattactaccaTACGCTCGAACATCATTACtaaaatatcatatcatattatagtcacgcaatttatatttttttatctaaaactaTATGGattattttatgtcattttaatCGTATGGCccttgaaagaaaatcaaagtttctACCCCTTTGTCCTACTCCAGATAATCAATCCAAACCTgctacaaaaacacaaaaaaccatcTTTTTTTCCTAGTTAACATCAATCACCAACCCATGCATTGAATGACCAAAATTAAAACCACCTATTATAagtatgtttggcagtgtgattacgggtgcttttcaaataacttttcgtgtcaaaatacatgtcaatgatgtttttttattttttaaaaattatttttgacatcagcacatcaaaacaatccaaaacgtacaaaccatattaaatttttttaaaaaaaaaaattcaaattttttaggaacgcaggttgaaccgcgttcccaaacgcttcctTAATTGACCGGCAAATTATTGAGgctaataaaatcttttttgagtgctaaaaaaataatcattaaatcCAATATAACATATCATAAGATGGGTTATATTACTATTATATTAAACTCGTagtaattagttaattttttctttaaattaatatatttttaaataaaaaatactttttaaaaaaattattataaaaaaataatctaaaatgaattataaagaaatttattaCCATCTTCAATCAACTCTTGACaggcaagaaaaaagaagctcTTTATAACTattggtaaaaataaataaaatcattatttaaaagaagaagaaaactcctttatttctttaaaactcccaattaaaaaaacttattttcttcttgaaatAGTTTCTAGTGAACAACCGGATTTGCTGTCATAttatttatcttaaattaaaaataataactagttTTAATATCTAATCTGGTTTAGAAATTGAGTTATAAAGTCAATTTTACAACCACTCATCACTGtatcaattgaattaattattttgtttaaaataaaattattttttaaatttattcaagtTGATTTCATCAATCTCATTCAGTATAATAAATCATGTTGTAAAtcaaaatttcaagtttaaaaactatgaaaataaaCCCGAAGGGGATGTtaccaataatttttaaaccaaaGTCCTACCCTaacaacttttaatttcaaattaaagatGGACACATACATACATTTGCTTCTTGTACTGAAAAAGCACCATTGAAAAATTCAAACTCCTCCTGTGTCacctttttttcaaacaaaggCTTATGTCTTCTTAGATATACTGTCTGTAAGACTCTCGACTCTCGACTCTCGAGTCATCCAATCTCTGACACAAAACcacctccctctctctttctctctaaagATTCTGACACATCACGTGTATCTCTCTCTCgctttctccctttctcttcttgaGAATACTGGTGTGTTGTTTTCTGTCTTGTAgcgtttgttttcttttgctgctTCTTGATCCTGTCCTCTCACAGATCTGCTTCAGCAAGGGCATTAGCTAAAAGGGTCTGGGCCTcttttcatgtttgtttgttttgcaaGCTAATTAGTGGTTTTTATCATCTGGATTGGTGATGCTTTGGGGTATAAACttataaaacttattttgaGCTTCTGGGGTGGTGTTTTTTTTGGCATAGTAGTTGAATTAAGCTGCTTTTACTGGTATGTCACAATGTGTTTACGGTATTTGTTCAAGTTTGTTCCTTTCTTGCTGTTTGCTTCTTTCTTGGCTCTCTTTGCATCTCCTTAGAATCTTTGTTGTTATTTCTCGTGGCGCTTTTGTGTTGCCAGTTTAAAAAGGCGCAAGTTTTTTGTGAAGgtaaaatcatgtttgttcatGGAGTCTTCACTGGAGTGTGTTTTGTGCGAGTTATTGTTGGCgtttaaaaaagaaggaaaaactcatggccttttttcttcttatcactattattttttgttgaatatttgcTTTTTGGCATGTTTTGGTCATGCTTACACTATTTGaaccctctctcttcaaaaatctgatttggggttattgatgttttaatgttaaatatttatcattcttttttatatttatcattcgTTAAGTTGTGAGTTATATTCAGTACTTTTTGATTCATGGTCAGTGGCTTAAAAATTGCAGTAGAATTTAGCAGGGTTTTAACTCTTGCTTCTTTGTTTTCGACAATGTACAGGAGATGGGGCTCATTTCTAGGAACATATTCCCTGCTTGTGAGAGCATGTGTGTGTGCTGCCCTGCATTGAGGTCCAGATCTCGGCAACCTGTtaaaagatataagaaactGCTTGCAGAGATTTTCCCCAAGTCCCTTGTGAGCATTCAACAATTCACACCTTTTTGCTCCTTTTTTCCTCATTGTTATTTATACGCTGGCAATTTCTTGACGGGTTGGAGTTAAACATGTTAAGAATTTACAGTGAAATGCCGTATATGTCATCTATCATGTGCTTGCCGCAATTTTTTTGGCTGGTGTATCTGAGTCTGGGGGTTGTGTTTGTCTTGTGTATGACAGGAAGATAAGAATCTGAACTTAGATTTTGTAATGTTGGTGATCACCGAAGAGTGTGTAATGTTTATAGCTTATATGCATGGTAGGCTACATGTTTCTATGAAAACTTAGACTTGAAAAGAAATACGGGGTtacccttcttttttcttggatCTTGGATGGAATAATGGGAGGGCATGTAAAGACTGACACCCACAAATAGACTGGATGATTTCTGTTCTTGGACTGTCCATGAGTTAAAAATGGGGTCAAGTGTTACTAATAAACAGTTTAGCTCACACATTTTTATATACTGTTGCGTATTTATGTAGAATAAACCTCTTTTAGCTTCCTACTTTTACACCAGTGACTATTACGAGCTCTAAATTTCACAATGATTTTGTAGGATGGCCATccaaatgaaagaaagattGTCAAGTTATGTGAATATGCTGCTAAAAACCCATTTCGAATCCCAAAGGTATCAAATTTATTGTCCTTTAACATAAATTATGGCTACTGATAAGACTTGACCTTGAAAATTATGAGTGCACTGCTGATGCCTCCATGGCACTTTCTGTAGATTGCAAAATATCTAGAAGAAAGGTGCTACAAGGAACTGAGGAGTGGGCATGTCAAGTTCATTAATATTGTTACAGAGGCATACAACAAGTTGCTCTGCATGTGCAAGGATCAGATGTAAGTGTGGTTTGCTTAAATTTCCCTTTCTATCACTATCATCTTATTTTGTAATGGCATTTGGGGTTTGGTAACTAGCAAGCTCACTTGGTCATATTGTCCTATTTTGAACCATTAAACCAAATAGTTTGGTGATACTTTATTTCCTATGATACCTCTGTTGTGGCAGAATTATCATCATATCTTGCATTTTGCAGGGCATACTTTGCCATTAGCTTGTTGAATGTGGTCAATGAACTCTTGGAAAAATCTAAGCAGGATCCATTGATGATACTTGGATGCCAAACATTAACAAGGTTCATCTATAGTCAGGTAGGTTACAAATCTGTTGAATGAAATATTGAAATGTGTACACCAATGAAActtaattgtaaaatttaatgGCCCAAGATTACCTGCAAGCTTCAGGGTTGAACCAACAAAAAAGTGATTTATTTAGATCTCATATGCAAGCAACGTGGATGCATCTAGCTTTTGATTATCTTAGTCTCCAAGTggataaattgttaacatgttATGAGCAAAGTTCTGCGTAGGCATATCTTTTAAACTGTTTGTTTCTGCCATCATGGGGTTGGAGATTAGCGAGATGttgagaaaaaagatgaaatgatTATTATATGGAGTTGATGGATCATGTATGTTCCTAAAAGTCCAGGGCCTTTgtttaacaatgaaaaaaatgttgttaGATTGTTATTTGATGCAGAACGTATATGTTGGATGTTCATTAGGAGTCTGTTTTCTATTTGTAAATCATGGATCAGAACTGTATGAATTACCCTCAATGGGCGTTGAGAAAgtaatttccctttttttaatgGAGAGATGAGTTCTGAAGTCATAATTAATAGTTGATAAAATATGACTTTTCTGAcacttattttaatttcttgtgcATGTGTGGGCAGGCAGATGGAACTTACTCTCATAACATTGAAAAGTTTGTTCATAAAGTGTGTAACCTGGCACGTGAGAATgggaatgaaaataataaaagttgcCTGAGGGCTTCAAGTCTGCAGTGCCTCTCAGCCATGGTACATCAATTCGGATTGACTTTTCGTGCTGTTGAATTGATGTATTTGATTTCTGATATGCTTAGAAGAATGCAATTTGATAGTCTGGGCATTGTTTTCTGGTGATTTTGTTCCCTTGGTGTCCTTTGCAATTGTTTTCTGGATTTGGGATAATTTCTTATGTGACAGGCTTTTCTGTTGCTAGGTGTGGTTCATGGCAGAGTTCTCATACATTTTTGCTGCTTTTGACGAGGTTTGTTCTTCTGAGAAAATTTAATCTACACTACTTTTATATTCAAATGGACATGGTGTTGGTTCTTCCAAACTTGGTGAAGTTAGGTGTCTCAATAGTTTAGAATTTGTCTATTCTATGTTTTCTGTACTTTTTACTTGGAATGATGGAATAGGTGAAAATTTCTATGAGGTAATCTCCTATTTTCAAATGCATGAGCTCGGGTTTGAGTGTCATGGGTGATTGGTTTACCTGAATATTCTGAAGAATAGGACAATCTGTAGATCACCCCATACTGATCCCTATTTTGACAAGATTAGCACTTCCCCCCTTTAACTAATCTTTTTACTCTTGCGAGTTTTTGTTCCTCTTTGTTAGCgcaaaaatacaatatttaataGTGCTTACATGCACACACCAACATAGAGACTAACAACAGAGACTGTTGGAAATAGAGGAACCCTTGTTTTATATCTTCCCTTCTAAATTTTGCTGGAAATATGTTTagtcttttcttaattaatgtttAGCTCACTAATATACTTGTGAACCATAATGGAATTTTTAATGTTCCATCTGATCTGCCAGGACTCTGAAAAGTAATCCAGGAAACGAGGATCAAAACTAATAGGACGCAACCTAGAGTTGCAATAGTTTCCACTCTATCTCTAGATCATGAATCttctatttaatatataaattatgacAAGTTACAGTAGATGGACATGGTTTAATCTTCTCATTCTTTACCACTTTGTGATGTTGTATCTGAGTTCTGAAGTCCTAACAATCTTGACTTTTTTTGAATGCTTTTCTCCTCATGTGATCTTGGTTTATTATTTCATCATGAGGCTTTAAGTCATTAATGTATCCAAATTGTAGATCGTGCATGTCACATTAGATAACTACGAGCcggatgaagaagatgatgggagAGAAGATGCACATCATAATTGGTTGGATGTTGTTAGATGTGAGGGAAGAGTTGCAGATATGGGCTCTAGCTGCATGGCCATCAGACCCCGACCAGAAAAGAAAGATCCGTCTCTTTTGACAAGGTAGTGACTTTTCAAAAGCATAGACAGCTTGCCACAGTGGATGCTAAATTTGTTAACTCATGCAAGGAAATCATGGAATTgtctcatttttctttcctaTTTCTTGATCCCTTCTATCTTTTGTTATAGGGAAGAGATTGACACACCCGGAGTATGGGCTCAAATCTGTATTCAGAGAATGGCTGAGCTGGCAAAGGAGAGTACAACAATGCGCCATGTATTGGACCCAATGCTCGTGTACTTTGATTCTGGACATCACTGGGTTCCTCGGCAAGGGTTGGCCATGATAGTTTTGTCTGATATGTCTTACTTATTGGAGAGTGCAGGTATCTTTATCTTCAATCATATGTTTCTTGCTTGGTTTATACATAATGTCCTGCTCATGCACATAAGCCTTTTTGTGGGCTTCGGCTGAAATTACTCTGCAGTGGCATGCACTTATATACATGTGCTTTCCATTCTTGTTTGATGTCAGGCCACCATCAGTTGGTTTTAGCTGCTGTTATACGCCATCTGGACCATAAAAATGTTGCACTTGATCCTCAAGTCAAGTCTTATGTCATAGAAGTTGCTGCAGCTTTGGCTCAGCAAATTAGATCAGGAGCAGTGCTGACAGAGATTGGGTACGTCAGTGATCTATGCAGGCATTTGAGGAAAAGTCTTCAGGCTGCAGTTGAATCTGCAGGAGAgcaagaatcaaatttgaacatCTCGCTCCAGAATTCCATTGAAGATTGCTTACTTGAAATTGCTAAAGGAGTAAGTTTGAAGCATGCAAGGAACATTTGGTTGCTTCTTTCTACTGTACCTAGAGCTGACCTGAATTTGTGTTGGTTTATTAGATTTGTGATGCACGACCACTATTTGACACTATGGCCATAGCACTGGAGAAGCTTCCATCCTCTTCTGGAGTTGTTACCCGTGCA
This window of the Populus trichocarpa isolate Nisqually-1 chromosome 13, P.trichocarpa_v4.1, whole genome shotgun sequence genome carries:
- the LOC18104012 gene encoding uncharacterized protein LOC18104012 isoform X2, with product MARAPGKHGRDQALDFQGFLNDLQDWELLKDTDKKMKKKSQASDMIGEDERSTGKTSAVDFSSSSGMYDHARNFDAINRLSNSFAIDESTVDATTEKELGNEYFKQKKYKEAIECYSRSIALSPTAVAYANRAMAYLKIKRFPEAEDDCTEALNLDDRYIKAYSRRATTRKELGKLKESIEDSEFALKLEPNNQEIKKQYAEVKSLYEKEILQKASESLRSSLQGAQKGGRSEASVNGHAVHPVSNVTQRTGASASQKDKAKENDGDGVVKKYVYVEEIKNKSTGAGSRSDGQLGNDSRANAIPSSNAESIQRNNRTGRQELKASVKELASQAASRAMAEAAKNITPPNSAYQFEVSWRGFSGDRALQAHLLKVVTPSALPQIFKNALSVTILIDIIKCVSSFFIDDMDLAVKYLENLTEVPRFDILIMCLPSTDKADLLKMWDEVFCSEATPIKYAEILDKMRSRYCPKC
- the LOC18104012 gene encoding uncharacterized protein LOC18104012 isoform X1; translated protein: MARAPGKHGRDQALDFQGFLNDLQDWELLKDTDKKMKKKSQASDMKIGEDERSTGKTSAVDFSSSSGMYDHARNFDAINRLSNSFAIDESTVDATTEKELGNEYFKQKKYKEAIECYSRSIALSPTAVAYANRAMAYLKIKRFPEAEDDCTEALNLDDRYIKAYSRRATTRKELGKLKESIEDSEFALKLEPNNQEIKKQYAEVKSLYEKEILQKASESLRSSLQGAQKGGRSEASVNGHAVHPVSNVTQRTGASASQKDKAKENDGDGVVKKYVYVEEIKNKSTGAGSRSDGQLGNDSRANAIPSSNAESIQRNNRTGRQELKASVKELASQAASRAMAEAAKNITPPNSAYQFEVSWRGFSGDRALQAHLLKVVTPSALPQIFKNALSVTILIDIIKCVSSFFIDDMDLAVKYLENLTEVPRFDILIMCLPSTDKADLLKMWDEVFCSEATPIKYAEILDKMRSRYCPKC
- the LOC18104012 gene encoding uncharacterized protein LOC18104012 isoform X3, with translation MARAPGKHGRDQALDWELLKDTDKKMKKKSQASDMKIGEDERSTGKTSAVDFSSSSGMYDHARNFDAINRLSNSFAIDESTVDATTEKELGNEYFKQKKYKEAIECYSRSIALSPTAVAYANRAMAYLKIKRFPEAEDDCTEALNLDDRYIKAYSRRATTRKELGKLKESIEDSEFALKLEPNNQEIKKQYAEVKSLYEKEILQKASESLRSSLQGAQKGGRSEASVNGHAVHPVSNVTQRTGASASQKDKAKENDGDGVVKKYVYVEEIKNKSTGAGSRSDGQLGNDSRANAIPSSNAESIQRNNRTGRQELKASVKELASQAASRAMAEAAKNITPPNSAYQFEVSWRGFSGDRALQAHLLKVVTPSALPQIFKNALSVTILIDIIKCVSSFFIDDMDLAVKYLENLTEVPRFDILIMCLPSTDKADLLKMWDEVFCSEATPIKYAEILDKMRSRYCPKC
- the LOC18104012 gene encoding uncharacterized protein LOC18104012 isoform X4, yielding MARAPGKHGRDQALDWELLKDTDKKMKKKSQASDMIGEDERSTGKTSAVDFSSSSGMYDHARNFDAINRLSNSFAIDESTVDATTEKELGNEYFKQKKYKEAIECYSRSIALSPTAVAYANRAMAYLKIKRFPEAEDDCTEALNLDDRYIKAYSRRATTRKELGKLKESIEDSEFALKLEPNNQEIKKQYAEVKSLYEKEILQKASESLRSSLQGAQKGGRSEASVNGHAVHPVSNVTQRTGASASQKDKAKENDGDGVVKKYVYVEEIKNKSTGAGSRSDGQLGNDSRANAIPSSNAESIQRNNRTGRQELKASVKELASQAASRAMAEAAKNITPPNSAYQFEVSWRGFSGDRALQAHLLKVVTPSALPQIFKNALSVTILIDIIKCVSSFFIDDMDLAVKYLENLTEVPRFDILIMCLPSTDKADLLKMWDEVFCSEATPIKYAEILDKMRSRYCPKC